In Actinoplanes derwentensis, the following proteins share a genomic window:
- a CDS encoding RICIN domain-containing protein, producing the protein MRLLSAVAVFLLLLAFPAPAQAAPVTITNGVQFTDTSGAGLHAHGGGVLKVGSYWYWFGENRNADDTFRAVSVYRSTDLRNWEFRNDVLTSSSASELGSAKIERPKVVYNASTGKYVMWMHKENATDYGEARAAVASSDTVDGTYTYHGSFRPFGTYMSRDITLYNDGGTAYMISAADENRDLMIYRLTADFLNVSTVVGNFWDNATREAPAMFQRNGVYFLLTSGTSGWNPNQSKYATATSISGPWSGWTNVGDSTSYGSQPAYVLPVQGTSGTSYLYLGDRWAGAWSGPVNDSRYVWLPIAFPSSTSMSLSWYPTITIDAAAGTITGNPATYYRITNRNSGKVMDVVSSSQANSAEIKQYTWNGGGNQKFEFRDAGGGYFQIVAQHSGKCLDVASASTADNANIVQYTCGTGTNQQWQWVATGSYYQLKARHSGKCLDVVSSNTADGADITQYTCGTGTNQQWTRTVS; encoded by the coding sequence ATGAGACTTCTCTCCGCCGTCGCGGTGTTCCTTCTGTTGCTGGCGTTTCCCGCGCCCGCACAGGCGGCACCGGTCACCATCACCAACGGGGTGCAGTTCACCGACACGTCCGGGGCCGGGCTGCACGCCCACGGCGGCGGCGTGCTCAAAGTCGGGTCGTACTGGTACTGGTTCGGGGAGAACCGCAACGCCGACGACACGTTCCGCGCCGTCTCCGTCTACCGCTCGACCGACCTGCGAAACTGGGAGTTCCGCAACGACGTACTGACCTCGTCGTCGGCGTCCGAACTGGGCAGCGCCAAGATTGAACGCCCGAAGGTCGTCTACAACGCGTCCACCGGCAAGTACGTGATGTGGATGCACAAGGAGAACGCGACCGACTACGGCGAAGCGCGCGCCGCGGTGGCGTCGTCGGACACCGTGGACGGTACTTACACGTACCACGGCAGCTTCCGGCCCTTCGGCACTTACATGTCCCGGGACATCACCCTCTACAACGACGGTGGTACGGCGTACATGATCTCCGCCGCCGATGAGAACCGCGACCTGATGATCTATCGCCTCACCGCCGACTTCCTGAACGTCTCCACCGTCGTCGGCAACTTCTGGGACAACGCCACCCGGGAAGCGCCCGCGATGTTCCAGCGCAACGGCGTCTACTTCCTGCTCACCTCGGGCACCTCCGGCTGGAACCCCAACCAGTCCAAGTACGCCACCGCCACCAGCATCAGCGGCCCCTGGTCCGGCTGGACCAACGTGGGCGACTCCACCTCCTACGGCTCGCAGCCGGCCTACGTGCTCCCGGTCCAGGGCACCTCCGGCACCAGCTACCTCTACCTGGGTGACCGCTGGGCCGGGGCCTGGTCCGGGCCGGTCAACGACTCCCGGTACGTGTGGCTGCCGATCGCCTTCCCGTCGTCCACATCGATGTCGCTGTCGTGGTACCCGACGATCACGATCGACGCGGCGGCCGGCACGATCACCGGCAACCCGGCCACCTATTACCGGATCACCAACCGCAACAGCGGCAAGGTGATGGACGTGGTCAGCAGTTCGCAGGCCAACAGTGCCGAGATCAAGCAGTACACGTGGAACGGCGGCGGCAACCAGAAGTTCGAGTTCCGCGACGCCGGCGGCGGCTATTTCCAGATCGTCGCCCAGCACAGCGGCAAATGCCTCGACGTGGCCTCGGCGTCCACCGCCGACAACGCCAACATCGTCCAGTACACGTGCGGCACCGGCACCAACCAGCAGTGGCAGTGGGTGGCGACCGGCAGCTACTACCAGCTGAAGGCCCGGCACAGCGGCAAGTG